The following proteins are encoded in a genomic region of Haloarcula marina:
- a CDS encoding glycosyltransferase family 4 protein encodes MRVLNYLELADQLDRSGIGTSVDHQRQALADTDVDVVTTPWTDGHPAWAVGGNFAFGDPVFADFDVAHCNMIGPGSVAVARHARNHDIPLVLHAHVTREDFRGSFRGSNLVAPALGEYLKWFYSQADMVLCPSEYTKGVLEDYPVDAPIRPITNGVDTAPLEGYESFRDEYREQYDLSGMVVFAVGSVFERKGLTTFCELAQRTDHDYAWFGTYDDGPHGSSEVRKWTSNPPENVTFTGWVDDIRGAYGAGDVFLFPSKVENQGIVVLEAMACGKAVVLSDIPVFREYYEDGHDCLICSDESEFREALERLESNPDLRERLGENAKETARKHGLDRVGERLVETYAELV; translated from the coding sequence GTGCGCGTCCTGAACTACCTCGAACTCGCGGACCAACTCGACCGCTCCGGCATCGGAACGTCCGTCGACCACCAGCGGCAGGCGCTCGCCGATACCGACGTGGACGTGGTGACGACGCCGTGGACGGACGGCCATCCGGCGTGGGCCGTCGGCGGGAACTTCGCCTTCGGCGACCCTGTCTTCGCCGACTTCGACGTGGCCCACTGCAACATGATCGGGCCGGGTTCGGTCGCCGTCGCTCGCCACGCGCGGAATCACGACATCCCACTGGTCCTCCACGCTCACGTGACCAGAGAGGACTTCCGCGGGAGTTTCCGCGGGTCGAACCTCGTCGCGCCCGCCCTCGGCGAGTACCTGAAGTGGTTCTACTCGCAGGCAGATATGGTCCTCTGTCCCTCCGAGTACACGAAGGGCGTCCTCGAAGACTACCCCGTCGACGCGCCGATTCGCCCCATCACGAACGGCGTCGACACGGCCCCGCTGGAAGGGTACGAGTCCTTCCGCGACGAGTACCGCGAGCAGTACGACTTGTCGGGGATGGTCGTCTTCGCCGTCGGGAGCGTCTTCGAGCGCAAGGGCCTGACCACCTTCTGCGAACTCGCCCAGCGGACCGACCACGACTACGCGTGGTTCGGCACGTACGACGACGGCCCGCACGGGTCCAGCGAAGTCCGCAAGTGGACTTCGAACCCGCCAGAGAACGTCACGTTCACCGGGTGGGTCGACGACATTCGCGGTGCCTACGGCGCTGGCGACGTGTTCCTCTTTCCTTCGAAGGTCGAGAATCAGGGTATCGTCGTCCTCGAAGCGATGGCCTGCGGGAAGGCCGTCGTCCTCTCGGACATCCCCGTCTTCCGCGAGTACTACGAGGACGGCCACGACTGCCTCATCTGTTCGGACGAGTCGGAGTTCCGCGAGGCGCTGGAACGCCTGGAATCGAACCCCGACCTGCGAGAGCGACTCGGCGAGAACGCGAAGGAGACGGCCCGAAAACACGGACTGGACCGCGTCGGCGAGCGTCTGGTCGAGACGTACGCGGAACTGGTCTGA
- a CDS encoding ribonuclease P protein component 4, with protein sequence MTDEATIARERIDRLQSMARKAVREGREDRAREYVRRARRIAERHRLRLPREFARAICRDCDTYLVPGRNARVRTQSGHVVVTCECGSHARYPYD encoded by the coding sequence ATGACAGACGAGGCGACCATCGCCCGCGAGCGCATCGACCGACTCCAGTCGATGGCTCGTAAAGCGGTCCGCGAGGGTCGCGAGGACCGGGCGCGCGAGTACGTCCGGCGGGCGCGGCGCATCGCAGAACGCCACCGTCTCCGCCTCCCGCGGGAGTTCGCCCGCGCCATCTGCCGCGACTGTGACACCTACCTCGTTCCCGGCCGGAACGCCCGCGTTCGGACCCAGTCGGGGCACGTCGTCGTCACCTGTGAATGTGGTTCACACGCACGCTATCCCTACGACTGA
- a CDS encoding MFS transporter, with the protein MASDRWLYAWALGSVALGAASLLVPLYFVTIGGSTLLLGVLAGVAAAAGAPGALIFGRIADKTGKRRSLVLAALAIAAGALVVVALSESELVVILGNGVLWFSAGAVAPVLTLLVTVGALERDWPGRFATLNRYQGWGWAGGLVLGLGWTALLSGPLGTQTAQRSLLLVCAAVAFVSATLVTRWLPSDAKAVEKPRPSRIARALARSRRLPVRSATFPVGPGRLYWLTRSFHPRQVFARLTPSLSLYFLAIVAVFVGFGVFWGPLPSYLSGTLSYDSGTIFALYLVSSLGSALCYGAAGRLVERYDAAGVQTGGLLARAVLHPAVALVVGVVPAATVALVTNAAVFLLIGVAWALIAVTAASIVTQFAPSAIRGEALGLYTALSGLASGVGSVLGGWLGGYGFTLAFGVAGGFVFVGTVVVAVLWWRAPQQASDALTTAD; encoded by the coding sequence ATGGCTTCGGACCGCTGGCTGTACGCGTGGGCGCTGGGTTCCGTCGCGCTCGGGGCTGCCTCGCTGCTCGTCCCGCTCTATTTCGTCACAATCGGTGGAAGCACGCTCTTACTGGGCGTTCTCGCTGGCGTCGCGGCCGCCGCGGGCGCGCCGGGCGCGCTCATCTTCGGTCGCATCGCGGACAAAACTGGCAAACGTCGGTCGCTCGTCCTCGCGGCGCTCGCCATCGCCGCCGGGGCGCTGGTCGTCGTCGCGCTCTCGGAGTCGGAGTTGGTCGTCATCCTCGGCAACGGCGTGCTGTGGTTCTCCGCCGGGGCCGTCGCGCCGGTCCTGACCCTACTGGTGACGGTCGGTGCGCTCGAACGGGACTGGCCCGGCCGGTTCGCCACGCTCAACCGCTACCAGGGCTGGGGCTGGGCGGGCGGCCTCGTCCTCGGCCTCGGGTGGACGGCGCTCCTCTCGGGACCGCTCGGGACGCAAACCGCACAGCGGTCGCTCCTCTTGGTCTGTGCGGCCGTCGCCTTCGTGTCAGCGACCCTCGTCACGCGCTGGCTCCCCTCGGACGCGAAAGCCGTCGAGAAACCCCGACCCAGTCGCATCGCGCGGGCCCTCGCCCGTTCGCGCCGCCTGCCGGTGCGAAGCGCCACCTTCCCGGTCGGTCCGGGACGGCTCTACTGGCTCACGCGGTCGTTCCACCCGCGACAGGTCTTCGCCCGACTGACGCCGTCGCTGTCGCTGTACTTCCTCGCCATCGTCGCCGTCTTCGTCGGATTCGGCGTGTTCTGGGGGCCGCTCCCGTCGTACCTCTCGGGGACGCTCTCGTACGACTCGGGGACGATATTCGCGCTGTACCTCGTTTCCAGCCTCGGGTCGGCGCTGTGCTACGGCGCGGCAGGACGCCTGGTCGAGCGCTACGACGCGGCGGGCGTCCAGACCGGCGGTCTACTGGCGCGGGCCGTCCTCCATCCCGCCGTGGCACTCGTCGTCGGCGTCGTTCCGGCGGCGACGGTGGCGCTCGTGACCAACGCCGCCGTCTTTCTCCTCATCGGCGTCGCGTGGGCGCTCATCGCCGTCACCGCCGCGAGCATCGTCACCCAGTTCGCACCGTCCGCCATTCGGGGCGAGGCGCTCGGTCTCTACACGGCGCTGTCCGGTCTCGCCAGTGGGGTGGGGTCCGTCCTCGGGGGATGGCTCGGCGGGTACGGCTTCACCCTCGCGTTCGGCGTCGCAGGCGGGTTCGTCTTCGTCGGGACAGTCGTGGTCGCCGTCCTCTGGTGGCGTGCGCCACAACAGGCATCTGACGCGCTGACGACGGCAGACTGA
- a CDS encoding YhbY family RNA-binding protein, with product MSDASRKQRIHELDATLRVGKSGIDAVADELNTQLQDRDFVKVKFLRSSRGGTTTDELADELAERVNADVVRVRGHTAVFER from the coding sequence ATGTCTGATGCGTCTCGAAAACAGCGGATTCACGAACTCGACGCGACCCTCCGCGTGGGGAAAAGCGGCATCGACGCCGTCGCAGACGAGTTGAACACACAGCTACAGGATCGCGACTTCGTGAAGGTGAAGTTCCTCCGGTCGTCTCGCGGCGGGACGACCACCGACGAACTCGCCGACGAACTGGCTGAGCGAGTCAACGCCGATGTCGTCCGCGTACGCGGCCATACGGCGGTGTTCGAGCGATGA